Proteins encoded by one window of Erwinia pyrifoliae DSM 12163:
- a CDS encoding PDR/VanB family oxidoreductase, with the protein MQTIELEVDALARQGNNNLSITLVSADGSALPAWQAGAHIDLHLAAGLIRPYSLTGDPQQRDSWLLCVKREAASRGGSRLVHEQLRPGQRLTASLPRSLFALQPAQHTVLIAGGIGITPLLAMAEQLDASGQSFELHYYVRQQVDIAFRRRLQQGFRHGSVFLRPGCEGHSPRRTLPAALQHPVGQRLYLCGPQGFMTHIQQHALQHGWSPARIHSEAFAAVQPLASAAEGEGFTLTLQASGRTFYIPPEKTIAVVLLENEIALSLSCEMGICGACLTPVIAGQADHRDTVQSAAEKACTAQQIALCCSRSRTPELVIDL; encoded by the coding sequence ATGCAAACCATTGAGCTGGAGGTGGATGCGCTGGCGCGCCAGGGCAATAACAACCTGTCGATAACGCTGGTGAGTGCGGACGGCAGTGCGCTACCCGCGTGGCAGGCCGGGGCGCATATCGATCTGCACCTTGCCGCCGGGCTGATCCGCCCGTATTCGCTAACCGGCGATCCGCAACAGCGCGACAGCTGGCTGCTGTGCGTCAAGCGTGAGGCGGCGTCGCGCGGAGGATCGCGCCTGGTGCATGAGCAGCTGCGCCCCGGTCAGCGCCTGACGGCTTCTTTGCCACGCTCGCTGTTTGCGCTACAACCCGCGCAGCACACGGTATTGATCGCTGGCGGAATTGGCATTACGCCGCTGCTGGCGATGGCTGAACAGCTGGATGCCAGCGGACAGAGTTTTGAGCTGCACTACTATGTCCGGCAGCAGGTTGATATCGCCTTTCGCCGCCGTTTGCAGCAGGGTTTTCGCCACGGCAGCGTGTTCCTGAGGCCGGGCTGTGAAGGGCACAGCCCGCGCCGTACTTTGCCGGCTGCGTTACAGCATCCTGTTGGTCAGCGCTTATATCTGTGCGGTCCACAGGGGTTTATGACCCACATTCAGCAACATGCATTGCAACACGGCTGGTCGCCGGCGCGTATCCACAGCGAGGCTTTCGCCGCAGTACAACCGCTGGCCAGCGCTGCTGAAGGGGAAGGCTTTACCCTCACGTTGCAGGCCAGCGGCCGGACGTTTTACATACCGCCGGAGAAAACCATCGCCGTGGTGCTGCTGGAAAATGAAATTGCGCTGTCGCTCTCCTGTGAAATGGGTATCTGCGGTGCCTGCCTGACGCCAGTGATAGCCGGGCAGGCCGATCATCGTGATACCGTACAATCGGCGGCGGAAAAAGCCTGTACGGCGCAGCAAATCGCCCTGTGCTGTTCGCGCAGCCGCACGCCGGAGCTGGTGATTGATTTGTGA
- the hpxD gene encoding molybdenum cofactor-independent xanthine hydroxylase subunit HpxD, which yields MKAKITPPPHCTFEPDDWERLARHWHPVTLAADIGQAPVKAVLLDEPLVIYRVDGQVVVARDVCPHRGVPLTLGFHDQAGIICPYHGLRFGEGGRCNRIPSSPGQAIPAKLHLLTYASEERYGLIWVCLAAEEGSVPPLPVMPHWEDAGFQQIVCPHFDVAGFAGRQVEGFLDVAHFAWIHTETFANPENQAVPPYSPIETSYGFSVDYWSSVSNYSADSDRQAPEGFRWLRHFEMHLPFTATLTIHFPQQERLVIMNAASPVSARKTRLFAPITRNFDLHIPVEEVHAFNHRVFEEDRLMVETQRPERLPLDLTLEAHIPADRSSIAYRRGLKKQGFGDFFLV from the coding sequence ATGAAAGCTAAAATCACCCCGCCGCCGCACTGCACCTTTGAACCGGATGACTGGGAACGGCTGGCACGTCACTGGCACCCGGTGACGCTGGCCGCTGATATCGGCCAGGCACCGGTAAAAGCGGTACTGCTGGATGAACCGCTGGTGATTTACCGTGTTGATGGCCAGGTCGTCGTGGCACGGGACGTCTGCCCGCACCGTGGTGTGCCGCTGACGCTGGGCTTCCATGACCAGGCGGGGATTATCTGCCCCTACCACGGTTTGCGCTTTGGTGAAGGCGGCCGCTGTAATCGCATCCCGTCCAGCCCTGGCCAGGCCATCCCGGCGAAGCTGCATCTGCTGACTTATGCCAGCGAGGAGCGCTACGGGCTGATCTGGGTCTGTCTGGCAGCAGAAGAAGGATCCGTGCCGCCGCTGCCGGTGATGCCGCACTGGGAAGATGCCGGTTTCCAGCAGATTGTTTGTCCGCATTTTGACGTGGCCGGGTTTGCCGGTCGTCAGGTGGAGGGTTTTCTTGATGTGGCGCATTTTGCGTGGATCCATACGGAAACTTTTGCCAACCCGGAAAATCAGGCGGTGCCGCCGTATAGCCCGATAGAAACCTCGTACGGTTTCAGCGTCGACTACTGGAGTTCAGTCAGTAACTATTCAGCCGACTCCGATCGCCAGGCACCGGAGGGTTTCCGGTGGTTGCGCCATTTCGAGATGCATCTGCCGTTTACCGCTACCCTGACGATTCACTTTCCGCAGCAGGAGAGGCTGGTGATTATGAATGCGGCTTCGCCGGTATCTGCGCGCAAAACCCGGCTGTTTGCGCCAATTACGCGCAACTTTGATCTGCACATCCCGGTAGAGGAAGTGCACGCTTTCAACCATCGGGTATTTGAGGAGGATCGGCTGATGGTGGAAACCCAGCGCCCGGAGCGGCTGCCGCTCGATTTAACGCTGGAAGCCCATATTCCTGCCGATCGCAGCTCAATAGCCTATCGTCGTGGCCTGAAAAAACAGGGCTTTGGCGACTTCTTCCTTGTTTAG
- a CDS encoding LysR family transcriptional regulator: protein MDPFSRFSHYFAAVATSGSLRKAAEQLHVSASAINRQILLAEEMMGTPLFERLPAGLKLTTAGEMLYDDIRRWSREFRRTRQRFDELQGLKRGHVSVALIAALNEGVVVDALAGVARTYPWLTFDLAVHDSQTVVGLVASAGVDFGLLLDPVAHSGLEVRAFCEMPIGVAMPADHPLAQQPSLSFGQISENRHIMPTAPLMVHERTAMLYARHGITPQATICCNDIRLITSLVCAGAGLAVLSLLDVRQQVASGELAFVPLHGQAVRPLTLALCVAPKRQLSRAAQVVIQHLSQVLENLAEEQG from the coding sequence GTGGATCCCTTCTCACGTTTTTCCCACTACTTCGCTGCGGTCGCCACCAGCGGCAGCCTGCGTAAAGCAGCGGAGCAGCTGCATGTCTCGGCCTCGGCGATAAACCGGCAAATTTTGCTGGCGGAGGAGATGATGGGCACCCCGCTGTTTGAACGGCTGCCCGCCGGGCTTAAATTGACCACCGCCGGAGAAATGCTGTATGACGATATCCGCCGCTGGAGCCGGGAATTTCGCCGCACCCGACAGCGCTTTGATGAACTACAGGGGCTGAAGCGCGGGCACGTCAGCGTGGCGCTGATTGCCGCGCTAAATGAAGGCGTGGTGGTGGATGCACTGGCCGGGGTGGCCCGTACTTATCCGTGGCTGACCTTCGACCTGGCGGTACATGACAGCCAGACCGTCGTTGGCCTGGTGGCCAGCGCCGGGGTCGATTTTGGCCTGCTGCTGGACCCGGTAGCGCACAGCGGTCTGGAAGTGCGGGCATTCTGTGAAATGCCGATTGGCGTAGCGATGCCTGCCGATCACCCGCTGGCGCAGCAGCCGTCGCTTTCCTTCGGCCAAATCAGCGAAAACCGCCATATTATGCCGACGGCACCGCTGATGGTGCACGAGCGCACCGCCATGCTTTACGCGCGACACGGCATAACGCCGCAGGCCACCATTTGCTGTAACGATATTCGTTTGATCACATCGCTGGTCTGCGCCGGAGCCGGTCTGGCGGTGCTCAGCCTGCTGGACGTCCGTCAGCAGGTGGCAAGCGGTGAGTTGGCTTTTGTGCCGCTGCATGGCCAGGCGGTGCGTCCACTCACCCTTGCGCTGTGCGTGGCCCCCAAACGCCAGCTGTCACGCGCCGCCCAGGTGGTCATCCAGCATTTGAGCCAGGTATTAGAAAATCTTGCAGAGGAACAAGGATAA
- a CDS encoding alpha/beta hydrolase, translated as MISRRRLLMATGALMFAIKTDNLFARQDYFPLWPDKPPGGGGPDGGLRISANGSWSNIVSPGILRFVPEKPNGKAVLIAAGGGYRWIGMGREGWPVAHWLNSKGFTAYVLSYRLPGEKWHDGSRVSLQDAQRAMRLVRSMEQNVHLLGFSAGGHLLGMAAARPDFASYPPQDAIDQQVPQANSVGLIYPVITLEPPYTHTNTHLSLVGHHPTPAGEAYWSVQNYITRAFPSLFLAQAEDDATSNPENSVIMHDACRRKGVPVQMIRISQGGHGFGLGKVGSPAAIWDEAYAVWLAARV; from the coding sequence ATGATTAGTCGCCGTCGGTTATTAATGGCAACCGGCGCGTTAATGTTCGCCATCAAGACGGATAATCTGTTTGCCCGCCAGGACTATTTCCCGCTGTGGCCAGATAAGCCGCCGGGTGGCGGCGGGCCAGACGGCGGGCTGCGTATTTCCGCCAACGGATCCTGGTCGAATATCGTTAGTCCTGGCATTCTGCGATTTGTGCCGGAAAAGCCAAACGGTAAAGCGGTACTGATCGCCGCCGGAGGGGGATATCGCTGGATCGGCATGGGGCGCGAAGGGTGGCCGGTGGCTCACTGGCTTAACAGCAAAGGGTTTACCGCCTACGTGCTCAGCTATCGTCTGCCCGGCGAAAAATGGCATGATGGCAGTCGCGTGTCGTTACAGGATGCGCAGCGGGCGATGCGCCTGGTGCGTTCTATGGAGCAGAACGTTCATCTGCTCGGTTTTTCGGCCGGTGGTCATCTGCTGGGCATGGCCGCCGCCCGGCCCGATTTTGCCTCATATCCGCCGCAGGACGCCATTGACCAGCAGGTACCGCAAGCCAACAGCGTCGGGCTAATTTATCCGGTTATCACGCTTGAACCCCCTTACACCCATACCAACACCCATTTATCGCTGGTGGGCCATCATCCGACCCCGGCAGGCGAAGCGTACTGGTCGGTACAAAACTACATTACCCGCGCTTTTCCTTCGCTGTTTCTCGCTCAGGCCGAGGACGACGCCACCTCCAACCCGGAAAACAGCGTCATCATGCATGATGCCTGCCGTCGTAAGGGCGTGCCGGTACAGATGATCCGTATTTCCCAGGGCGGGCACGGATTCGGCCTGGGCAAAGTGGGATCGCCGGCCGCCATCTGGGATGAAGCCTATGCGGTATGGCTGGCGGCGCGTGTTTAA
- a CDS encoding TIGR00645 family protein, which yields MERFVENLIYASRWLLAPIYLGLSLGLLALGIKFFQEVFHLLPHVLSMAENDMVLVLLSMIDLTLVGGLLVMVMLSGYENFVSKLDLAEHKEKLNWLGKMDSGSLKNKVAASIVAISSIHLLRVFMDARNIPDNKLLWYVIIHLTFVLSAFVMGYLDRMSRKDKL from the coding sequence ATGGAACGTTTTGTTGAAAACCTGATTTATGCCTCGCGCTGGCTGCTGGCGCCAATCTACCTTGGGCTATCACTGGGACTGCTGGCGCTGGGCATTAAGTTTTTTCAGGAGGTATTTCATCTGCTGCCGCATGTGTTGAGCATGGCGGAAAACGATATGGTGCTGGTGCTGCTGTCGATGATCGATCTGACGCTGGTCGGTGGCCTGCTGGTGATGGTGATGCTTTCGGGCTATGAGAACTTTGTTTCCAAGCTGGATCTTGCCGAGCATAAAGAGAAGCTTAACTGGCTGGGCAAGATGGATTCCGGCTCGTTGAAAAATAAAGTCGCGGCGTCGATTGTTGCCATCTCATCCATTCACCTGCTGCGGGTGTTTATGGACGCGCGCAACATCCCCGATAACAAGCTGCTGTGGTATGTGATCATCCACCTGACGTTTGTGCTGTCAGCGTTTGTGATGGGCTATCTGGACCGCATGTCGCGTAAAGACAAGTTATAA